Within the bacterium genome, the region CCTATGCGACCGGAACGGCAAAACCGGACAGCGACCTCGACCTGTTGATAACGTTAGAGCCGGGACACGACCTGATCGACCTTATCGGTTTCAAGCAGGATGTCGAGGAGATATTGGGAATTAAAGTCGATGTCGTGACCGAAGGAGCTTTGATCTCTTACTTCCGCGACCAGGTTTTAAGAGAGGCCGTGGCAATATGAACAGGGACGCCGTTAGAATACGACATATTCTCGATGCCATCGACAAAATCGAAGCACTGGTTTTGCGGGGGCGGGAAAAATACGACTCCGACGAAACGATCAGGGATTCGATTATTCGAAAGCTGGAGATCATTGGAGAAGCGGTAAAATATGTTTCTACCGAGCTTAAGAATAAATACACTCAAATCGAG harbors:
- a CDS encoding nucleotidyltransferase family protein → MDKKRTAKIEKIAERFGVTNIRIFGSYATGTAKPDSDLDLLITLEPGHDLIDLIGFKQDVEEILGIKVDVVTEGALISYFRDQVLREAVAI
- a CDS encoding DUF86 domain-containing protein; the protein is MNRDAVRIRHILDAIDKIEALVLRGREKYDSDETIRDSIIRKLEIIGEAVKYVSTELKNKYTQIEWKRLAGMRDVLIHQYFGVDINIIWDVANKRIPELKSKLKAIAEDIGEPE